A window from Zonotrichia albicollis isolate bZonAlb1 chromosome 8, bZonAlb1.hap1, whole genome shotgun sequence encodes these proteins:
- the SCP2 gene encoding sterol carrier protein 2: MQRRVFVVGVGMTKFSKPSERSADYPDMAKEAGQAALADAGIPYSAVKQACVGYVYGDSTSGQRAIYHGLGLTGIPIINVNNNCATGSTALFMARQLVEGGLADCVLALGFERMAKGSLSSNFADRTNPMDKHMEIMINKYGLASAPVAPQMFASAGKEHIEKYGTNPEYFAKIAWKNHSHSTNNPYSQFQKEYTLDEVLHSRQVFDYLTVLQCCPTSNGAAAAILANEEFVKRHKLQPKAVEILAQVMATDYPSTFEGNSCMKMVGYDMTKNAAQKCFEKAGLKPTDVDVIELHDCFSVNEFITYEALGLCPEGKACDLIDRGDNTYGGKWVINPSGGLISKGHPLGATGLAQCAELCWQLRGLAGRRQVPGAKVALQHNLGLGGAVVVTLFRMGFPRDGSNGRIAAVPVSAAVDGFKAHLVFKEIEKKLQEEGEQFVKKIGGVFAFKVKDGPGGKEATWIVDVKNGKGSVAVNSDKKADCTITMADTDLLALMTGKMNPQTAFFQGKLKISGNMGMAMKLQNLQLQPGKAKL; the protein is encoded by the exons ATGCAGCGCCGGGTGTTCGTGGTGGGCGTCGGCATGACCAAG TTTTCAAAGCCTAGTGAGAGGAGTGCTGATTATCCTGACATGGCTAAGGAAGCAG gccaGGCAGCTTTAGCTGATGCTGGGATTCCTTATTCAGCAGTGAAGCAGGCCTGTGTGGGTTATGTTTATG GTGACTCAACCTCTGGGCAGAGGGCAATCTACCATGGCCTGGGTCTGACTGGCATTCCCATCATCAATGTTAACAACAACTGTGCCACTGGATCCACTGCTTTGTTCATGGCCAGACAGCTTGTAGAAGGAG gttTGGCAGACTGTGTTCTGGCACTCGGCTTTGAGAGGATGGCAAAAGGATCTCTTTCTTCAAAT tttgCAGACAGAACTAATCCTATGGACAAACACATGGAAATTATGATAAATAAATATGGCCTAGCAAGTGCTCCAGTGGCACCTCAGATGTTTGCAAGCGCTGGCAAAGAACATATAGAGAAATATG gGACAAATCCAGAATACTTTGCAAAGATTGCATGGAAGAACCACAGCCATTCAACCAACAACCC GTATTCCCAGTTCCAAAAGGAGTACACATTGGATGAAGTTCTGCACTCTCGCCAAGTTTTTGATTACTTGACTGTGTTACAGTGCTG TCCAACATCAAatggtgctgcagctgcaatTTTGGCTAATGAGGAGTTTGTGAAAAGGCATAAATTGCAACCAAAAGCTGTGGAAATTCTAGCACAGGTGATGGCTACTGATTATCCAAGCACATTTGAAGGGAACAGTTGTATGAAGATG gTTGGCTATGACATGACTAAaaatgctgcacaaaaatgttttgaaaaagCAGGGCTGAAACCTACAGATGTTGATGTGATTGAACTTCATGACTGCTTCTCAGTTAATGAGTTCATCACCTATGAAGCTCTGGGACTGTGTCCAGAAG GAAAAGCATGTGACCTAATCGACAGGGGAGACAATACTTATGGAGGAAAATGGGTTATTAATCCCAGTGGTGGCTTGATTTCCAAGGGACACCCTCTTGGTGCCACAG GGCTGGCGCAGTGCgcggagctgtgctggcagctgcgCGGGCTGGCGGGGCGGCGCCAGGTGCCGGGGGCGAAGGTCGCGCTGCAGCACAACCTGGGGCTCGGCGGCGCCGTGGTGGTGACGCTCTTCAGGATGGGCTTCCCCCGGGACGGCAG CAACGGCCGTATTGCAGCTGTGCCTGTCAGTGCAGCTGTTGATGGATTTAAAGCACACCTGGTCTTCAAAGAGATTGAAAAGAAGCTCCAAGAG GAAGGAGAGCAATTTGTTAAGAAAATTGGTGGAGTCTTTGCCTTCAAAGTAAAAGATGGTCCTGGTGGGAAAGAGGCAACTTGGATAGTAGATGTGAAAAATGGTAAAGGCTCTGTGGCAGTCAATTCAG ATAAGAAGGCAGATTGTACAATCACCATGGCTGACACTGATCTGCTGGCACTCATGACTGGCAAAATGAACCCTCAGACA gcATTCTTTCAAGGCAAATTGAAGATTTCTGGGAACATGGGCATGGCAATGAAACTTCAGAATCTACAGCTTCAGCCAGGCAAAGCTAAACTTTGA
- the ECHDC2 gene encoding enoyl-CoA hydratase domain-containing protein 2, mitochondrial isoform X1: protein MALLRLWRAVPAALRGARGRAGAAGAPRGAEVQLSAAGGGIAEILMNRPHARNSLGKVFVNELFSALEQLRFDEQVRVVLFKSQVKGVFCAGADLKERAKMDDAEVGEFVRRLRNLMDEIAALPVPTIAAIDGYALGGGLELALACDLRVAASSAKMGLIETTRGLLPGAGGTQRLPRCVGIGLAKELIFTGRQVDGEQAASMGLVNHSVPQNSEGDAAYQRALTLAKEILPQAPFAVKMGKLAINKGMEVDIASGMAIEGMCYAQNIPTQDRQEGMAAFREKRPPRFTGK from the exons ATGGCCCTGCTGCGGCTGTGGCGGGCGGTGCCCGCGGCGCTGCgcggggcgcggggccgggcgggcgcggCCGGGGCGCCGCGGGGCGCGGAGGTGCAGCTgagcgcggccggcggcg GTATTGCTGAAATCCTAATGAACCGACCCCACGCGAGAAATTCACTGGGAAAAGTATTTGTAAATGAA CTGTTCAGTGCCCTGGAACAGCTCCGCTTCGATGAGCAGGTGCGGGTGGTGCTGTTCAAGAGCCAGGTGAAAGGAGTGTTCTGTGCAG GAGCAGACTTAAAGGAACGTGCAAAGATGGATGATGCAGAAGTTGGAGAGTTTGTTAGAAGACTGAGAAATCTTATGGATGAAATAG ctgccctgcccgtgcccacGATCGCTGCAATCGATGGCTACGCCTTGGGTGGAGGATTAGAGCTGGCCCTGGCCTGTGACCTCCGAGTGGCAG ctTCATCAGCTAAAATGGGCCTTATTGAGACCACACGAGGACTTCTGCCTGGAGCAG GTGGAACCCAGCGCCTGCCCAGATGTGTTGGAATAGGTCTTGCCAAGGAGCTCATTTTCACAGGCAGACAGGTTGATGGAGAACAGGCAGCCTCCATGGGGCTGGTCAATCACTCAGTGCCACAGAACAGCGAGGGAGATGCAGCTTACCAGAGAGCTCTGACTTTGGCTAAAGAAATCCTGCCCCAG GCACCATTTGCTGTGAAAATGGGAAAACTGGCAATAAACAAAGGAATGGAG GTTGACATTGCATCAGGGATGGCTATTGAGGGGATGTGTTATGCCCAG AATATTCCCACCCAAGACCGTCAGGAAGGGATGGCTGCCTTCAGGGAGAAGCGCCCACCTCGGTTCACCGGCAAATAA
- the ECHDC2 gene encoding enoyl-CoA hydratase domain-containing protein 2, mitochondrial isoform X2 has product MALLRLWRAVPAALRGARGRAGAAGAPRGAEVQLSAAGGGIAEILMNRPHARNSLGKVFVNELFSALEQLRFDEQVRVVLFKSQVKGVFCAGADLKERAKMDDAEVGEFVRRLRNLMDEIAALPVPTIAAIDGYALGGGLELALACDLRVAASSAKMGLIETTRGLLPGAGGTQRLPRCVGIGLAKELIFTGRQVDGEQAASMGLVNHSVPQNSEGDAAYQRALTLAKEILPQVDIASGMAIEGMCYAQNIPTQDRQEGMAAFREKRPPRFTGK; this is encoded by the exons ATGGCCCTGCTGCGGCTGTGGCGGGCGGTGCCCGCGGCGCTGCgcggggcgcggggccgggcgggcgcggCCGGGGCGCCGCGGGGCGCGGAGGTGCAGCTgagcgcggccggcggcg GTATTGCTGAAATCCTAATGAACCGACCCCACGCGAGAAATTCACTGGGAAAAGTATTTGTAAATGAA CTGTTCAGTGCCCTGGAACAGCTCCGCTTCGATGAGCAGGTGCGGGTGGTGCTGTTCAAGAGCCAGGTGAAAGGAGTGTTCTGTGCAG GAGCAGACTTAAAGGAACGTGCAAAGATGGATGATGCAGAAGTTGGAGAGTTTGTTAGAAGACTGAGAAATCTTATGGATGAAATAG ctgccctgcccgtgcccacGATCGCTGCAATCGATGGCTACGCCTTGGGTGGAGGATTAGAGCTGGCCCTGGCCTGTGACCTCCGAGTGGCAG ctTCATCAGCTAAAATGGGCCTTATTGAGACCACACGAGGACTTCTGCCTGGAGCAG GTGGAACCCAGCGCCTGCCCAGATGTGTTGGAATAGGTCTTGCCAAGGAGCTCATTTTCACAGGCAGACAGGTTGATGGAGAACAGGCAGCCTCCATGGGGCTGGTCAATCACTCAGTGCCACAGAACAGCGAGGGAGATGCAGCTTACCAGAGAGCTCTGACTTTGGCTAAAGAAATCCTGCCCCAG GTTGACATTGCATCAGGGATGGCTATTGAGGGGATGTGTTATGCCCAG AATATTCCCACCCAAGACCGTCAGGAAGGGATGGCTGCCTTCAGGGAGAAGCGCCCACCTCGGTTCACCGGCAAATAA